From Pseudanabaena sp. PCC 6802, one genomic window encodes:
- a CDS encoding KilA-N domain-containing protein gives MNFIQHVYKAVTIDQRDIDGYINLNEMANATGKRIDKWLTNQSTQDSIAEFESLTPPNSGELKPAIVTQEGRFGGGTWAHPDIAIQFAQWCSPSFALQVSKWVREWITTGKRPSSEDLEAMSVGQLQYELQRARSWYKLIDCHLSMVKERSLFEAIKYQQSEIDLEVE, from the coding sequence ATGAACTTCATCCAGCACGTATACAAGGCCGTCACGATCGACCAGCGGGACATTGACGGCTATATAAACCTAAACGAGATGGCTAATGCCACTGGTAAGCGCATCGACAAATGGTTAACCAACCAATCAACTCAGGACTCGATCGCTGAATTTGAAAGTTTAACTCCCCCGAATTCGGGGGAGTTAAAACCTGCGATCGTCACTCAAGAGGGTAGATTTGGGGGCGGCACCTGGGCGCATCCCGATATTGCTATTCAATTTGCTCAGTGGTGCAGTCCCAGCTTTGCTTTGCAGGTTTCCAAGTGGGTTAGAGAATGGATTACCACAGGCAAGCGGCCTAGCAGTGAAGACTTGGAAGCTATGAGCGTAGGGCAACTGCAATACGAGTTGCAACGAGCTAGAAGCTGGTACAAGCTGATTGACTGCCATCTCAGTATGGTTAAGGAAAGGTCTTTATTTGAGGCTATCAAATATCAGCAGTCAGAGATCGATTTAGAGGTTGAGTAA
- a CDS encoding TIGR02466 family protein, giving the protein MSNRSDWFPTSIWHFDVDNFLPLNKRLLEAILAERKKDPQGVLLSNAGGWHSADNFQTRTEFKDIVSLVADKALQVVQEINWDLSRVKLTVHSCWAIVNGRFASNYIHTHPNSLLSAVYYVQAPENCGGVFFRDPREAAHVFLPPVAEVSPWTLQKVTFKPVEGRIIIFPSWLLHGVEPNFSDRDRISMSFNIGMQAT; this is encoded by the coding sequence ATGTCTAATAGAAGCGACTGGTTTCCCACTTCCATCTGGCATTTTGATGTAGACAACTTTCTGCCACTTAACAAGCGATTATTAGAAGCAATCCTGGCAGAGAGGAAAAAAGATCCGCAAGGAGTTTTACTATCAAATGCTGGTGGATGGCATAGTGCCGATAATTTTCAGACCCGCACAGAGTTTAAGGATATTGTGAGTTTAGTTGCTGACAAGGCTCTCCAGGTAGTGCAGGAAATCAACTGGGATCTCTCAAGGGTTAAACTTACCGTGCATAGTTGTTGGGCAATTGTTAACGGTAGGTTTGCTTCTAACTACATTCATACCCATCCCAACTCTCTCTTAAGTGCCGTCTATTACGTCCAGGCTCCAGAAAACTGCGGCGGGGTATTTTTCCGCGATCCTAGAGAAGCCGCCCATGTATTCTTACCACCTGTTGCCGAGGTATCGCCTTGGACGCTACAAAAAGTCACCTTTAAGCCAGTTGAAGGCAGAATCATAATTTTTCCCAGTTGGCTCTTGCATGGTGTGGAACCCAATTTCAGCGATCGTGATCGCATTAGCATGAGCTTCAATATTGGCATGCAAGCAACTTAA
- a CDS encoding glycosyltransferase family 2 protein, with protein MDASIIIPTYNGGDLLRRTLQAIYTQETSKSYEVVIIDSGSRPDTKQVLQEFPIKLIEIDNREFNHGLTRDLGAEVSTGEFLLFINQDAEPGDRQWLDLMVQPMVDNAAIAAVQGGIRERHDMQRFFWDSCGETFYFTSEAKNWISTYHNMGFSTVNCAIRRSVWQAYPFGKMDIFEDKGFQGRIHKKGNEIVYSEGFVYHTHDYNFAQLRRRCIDEGYGWRLVGENYALGACIKDIFILANYKKLLKGIRDRKVRQISEIVFPFLRPVWVYIGNHYSQGLTRS; from the coding sequence ATGGATGCCAGCATCATTATTCCCACCTACAACGGTGGTGACCTATTACGGCGCACTTTACAGGCAATATATACCCAAGAGACTAGCAAATCCTACGAAGTAGTAATTATCGATTCCGGCTCCCGTCCAGATACTAAACAGGTATTGCAGGAATTTCCGATTAAACTCATCGAGATCGATAACCGCGAATTCAATCATGGACTTACCCGCGATCTAGGTGCAGAGGTATCTACAGGTGAATTTTTACTTTTTATCAACCAGGATGCCGAACCCGGAGATCGTCAATGGCTGGATCTGATGGTGCAGCCTATGGTTGACAATGCAGCGATCGCGGCGGTGCAGGGTGGCATTAGGGAACGCCATGACATGCAGCGTTTTTTCTGGGACTCCTGCGGCGAGACGTTTTACTTCACCTCAGAAGCGAAAAACTGGATTAGTACCTATCACAACATGGGATTCTCCACGGTTAATTGTGCTATCCGGCGATCTGTGTGGCAAGCATATCCCTTTGGCAAAATGGATATTTTTGAGGATAAGGGCTTTCAGGGGCGCATACACAAAAAAGGCAACGAGATCGTCTACTCCGAAGGTTTTGTCTACCATACCCACGACTATAACTTTGCCCAACTGCGGCGCAGGTGTATAGACGAGGGCTACGGCTGGCGGCTGGTGGGCGAAAATTATGCCCTCGGAGCCTGTATCAAGGACATATTTATCCTGGCAAATTACAAGAAGTTATTAAAAGGCATTCGCGATCGCAAAGTGCGTCAGATTTCCGAGATCGTCTTCCCATTTTTGCGTCCCGTTTGGGTTTACATAGGTAACCATTACAGTCAAGGGTTAACGCGCAGTTAA
- a CDS encoding helix-turn-helix transcriptional regulator, whose product MSRVALLRKKLGITQRQLADSVGVTETTIRNWENNRNGVDWFVRIAKLCEALECQPEELFDYEEVK is encoded by the coding sequence ATGTCACGAGTAGCGTTACTACGCAAGAAATTAGGGATAACTCAGCGTCAGCTTGCTGACTCTGTAGGTGTCACAGAAACTACTATCCGTAATTGGGAGAACAATAGAAACGGTGTTGATTGGTTTGTTCGTATTGCCAAACTGTGCGAAGCCTTGGAATGTCAGCCTGAAGAACTCTTTGATTATGAGGAGGTCAAATAG
- a CDS encoding DUF3488 and DUF4129 domain-containing transglutaminase family protein codes for MSAVTNTLKRFPPFRNFQHYIESQPLPEAEESIPLRVMVQLLVFVGIAASDVAGNTNNSVWAIPFSAVGASWGWYARHRRNILVKFLIAIAMIAMLVSFLGSLITQAEETRLLLAKLLIQLQVLHSFDLPRRKDLGYSTVIGLILLGVAGTLSQTTIFGLWLLLFLAIAVPVLILDHRSRLGIPTPKIQFKSMGMAPLPMLGLLVAVTVLGLGIFALLPRLPGFQLRNFPVSGNVTIQRQIPAGGIVTPGRTRRQGQGGGAGNNNETGGDSATEPAVLPPLFGTEIDETRNVPLKPELVMRVRSQAELFWRVLSYDEYTGRGWRISRNDRSQIRTLRRQVFNYEFYLPDAPGLFPRTGEIRDVVQTYTIVAENLPNLIPAAFMPTRLYFPSEEVDFDSEGGLRAPGPLPVDLTYTVISSVPFRDRTALGKASQRYPTPIRSFYLKVPPAIAGAIAAKAQEILDTATNVVGDKKLEFDNPYDKALYLAQTLKQRYRIQDLQLSATPSNDPNSDLVLQFLKQGGGQPSHFVSTMVLMLRSLGIPARYMVGFDPGKYNPFTGLYEVMNTDAHSMVEVFFPRHGWIAFDPVPGRNLFPASIEEDKTFSTLQTFWNWIAGFLPSPVVGFFTVVFNTIGRWIGSVFIGLMNWLINLGWTGFIVGALILFSVVLGLWGSWQAIVWGLDLLRLRRLEPVQRTYQLMLRFLSERGMRKSPHQTPQEYALQVINRVQPHQASAILEITKAYQDWRYGDRASSWRYLRSLLNKLRQRPSRSDR; via the coding sequence ATGTCTGCCGTTACCAATACACTCAAACGCTTTCCGCCTTTTCGCAATTTCCAGCACTACATAGAATCGCAACCGTTACCCGAGGCGGAGGAATCGATCCCGCTCAGAGTCATGGTGCAATTACTGGTATTTGTCGGAATTGCCGCCAGTGATGTGGCAGGGAATACTAATAATAGTGTCTGGGCAATTCCATTCAGCGCGGTAGGAGCAAGTTGGGGTTGGTACGCACGGCACAGGCGGAATATCTTAGTCAAGTTTTTAATTGCGATCGCCATGATCGCGATGTTAGTGTCATTTCTCGGCAGCCTGATTACTCAAGCCGAAGAAACCAGGTTATTGCTGGCCAAACTGCTGATCCAGTTGCAAGTATTGCATAGTTTCGATCTACCGCGCCGCAAGGATTTGGGATATTCGACGGTTATTGGGCTGATCCTCTTGGGCGTTGCAGGCACGCTCAGCCAGACTACGATCTTCGGTTTATGGTTACTGCTATTTTTAGCGATCGCCGTGCCAGTTCTCATTCTCGATCATCGCTCGCGCTTGGGAATTCCCACACCCAAAATACAGTTTAAAAGTATGGGCATGGCTCCCCTACCGATGTTGGGGCTATTGGTGGCAGTTACAGTCCTGGGGTTGGGTATTTTTGCTCTACTGCCGCGATTGCCGGGCTTTCAATTGCGGAATTTCCCTGTTAGTGGCAATGTCACCATTCAACGCCAGATACCGGCTGGTGGGATTGTCACCCCTGGCAGAACCCGACGGCAGGGACAAGGTGGTGGGGCTGGTAATAATAACGAGACGGGTGGAGATAGCGCCACCGAACCAGCAGTCTTGCCTCCCTTATTCGGTACCGAGATTGATGAAACCAGGAACGTGCCGTTAAAACCAGAACTGGTGATGCGGGTGCGATCGCAGGCAGAATTATTTTGGCGCGTGCTGTCCTACGATGAATATACGGGTAGGGGCTGGCGGATCTCGCGTAACGATCGATCTCAGATTCGCACTCTGCGCCGTCAGGTCTTTAACTACGAGTTTTACCTGCCGGACGCGCCCGGCCTTTTCCCAAGGACTGGAGAGATTAGGGATGTCGTGCAAACATATACGATTGTGGCAGAGAATCTTCCCAATCTCATCCCAGCCGCGTTTATGCCCACCCGACTTTACTTCCCCAGCGAAGAAGTGGATTTTGATAGCGAGGGCGGTCTGCGCGCGCCGGGGCCTCTACCCGTCGATCTAACCTATACGGTAATCTCATCTGTACCATTTCGCGATCGCACAGCTCTAGGTAAAGCTTCGCAGAGATATCCCACACCGATTCGCTCCTTCTATCTCAAGGTGCCTCCTGCAATCGCAGGTGCAATCGCGGCCAAGGCTCAGGAGATCCTGGACACAGCCACCAATGTTGTGGGCGATAAAAAGCTAGAGTTTGATAATCCCTACGATAAGGCTCTATATCTAGCCCAAACCTTAAAACAACGCTATCGCATTCAAGATTTGCAGCTCAGTGCCACACCCTCGAACGATCCGAATAGCGACCTGGTTTTGCAGTTTCTCAAGCAGGGCGGCGGTCAGCCCAGCCACTTTGTCAGCACTATGGTATTAATGCTGCGATCGCTCGGCATTCCAGCCAGATATATGGTGGGCTTCGACCCGGGCAAATACAATCCATTCACTGGATTGTATGAAGTGATGAATACCGATGCCCATTCGATGGTGGAGGTGTTCTTCCCACGTCACGGTTGGATTGCTTTCGATCCCGTGCCGGGGAGGAATCTATTTCCTGCTTCCATTGAGGAAGATAAAACATTTAGTACCTTACAAACTTTTTGGAATTGGATAGCGGGCTTTTTACCATCACCTGTAGTGGGCTTTTTTACCGTCGTATTTAATACCATCGGACGCTGGATCGGTAGCGTATTTATCGGGTTGATGAACTGGCTGATTAACCTGGGTTGGACGGGGTTTATTGTCGGTGCTTTGATTCTATTCTCTGTAGTGCTAGGTCTGTGGGGAAGTTGGCAGGCGATCGTCTGGGGACTCGATCTCCTGCGCCTGCGTCGCCTGGAGCCAGTCCAGCGCACCTACCAGTTGATGCTGCGCTTCCTGTCCGAGCGAGGTATGCGTAAATCTCCGCATCAAACTCCACAGGAATATGCTTTACAGGTGATAAATCGCGTGCAACCGCATCAAGCTAGTGCAATTCTAGAGATTACCAAGGCATATCAGGATTGGCGCTACGGCGATCGCGCGTCTAGTTGGAGGTATCTGCGATCGCTGCTAAATAAACTGCGGCAGCGCCCGAGCCGTAGCGATCGCTAA
- the pcrA gene encoding DNA helicase PcrA — protein sequence MSSKFLSHLNPSQQKAASHTQGPLLVVAGAGSGKTRTLTYRIANLILHGGIDPSNILAVTFTNKAAREMKERIEALFAQEQALAKHGCTYAELGEFEQKRLKSEVYHNYTKDLWIGTFHSLCARILRFDINKYADSKGHVWQKNFSIFDDSDAQSLVKEIVTKQLNLDDKKYEPRSVRFAIGNAKNRGWTPQQLEANEPGLRGRTIAQVYEIYQERLATNNALDFDDLIFIPVQLFRQNPEVLNYWHRRFHHILVDEYQDTNRTQYELIRLLATNGVNRKDYDWKGRSIFVVGDADQSIYSFRLADFTILMEFQEAFGDRLPDDETKTMIKLEENYRSVANILEVANQLIENNTQRIEKTLRPTRPEGEKIVLHRVNDEIDEAQYVSDRIRAIQAEIPDCHLGHFAILYRTNAQSRPFEDMLVRWNIPYHIVGGLRFYDRREVKDLLAYLRVLANPADTVSLLRVINTPRRGIGTATIDRLVESAQALGIPLFQVLTDEATVKTVAGRSAKPVLAFADLIQKWMDLAGSISATEVIQGIITESGYAADLQAQGTDEAADRLSNLQELVNAAIQFAEENEDNSLEAFLANAALASSLDDSPEDSKRVTLMTLHSAKGLEFPVVFLVGLEQGLFPGFRSLADPMQLEEERRLLYVGITRAQEKLFLTHAQERRLYGNREPTSPSQFLAELPKELLSGSGKNKLPTYKRIGSVNSLDRLQKNAKSSSQSQRSPSENWQIGDRLEHEAFGEGEITHIFGEGDKKFIAVKFPKMGRKIINPKLDPIQKVT from the coding sequence ATGAGTTCTAAATTCTTAAGCCATTTAAACCCCTCGCAACAAAAGGCAGCCAGCCATACCCAAGGCCCACTGCTGGTGGTGGCTGGGGCAGGATCGGGTAAGACTCGCACGCTCACCTACCGCATTGCCAACCTGATTTTGCATGGCGGGATCGATCCCAGTAATATTCTGGCGGTAACTTTTACTAATAAAGCTGCCCGCGAGATGAAGGAACGCATTGAGGCATTATTTGCCCAGGAGCAAGCTTTAGCAAAACACGGTTGCACCTACGCAGAACTAGGGGAGTTTGAACAAAAGCGGCTTAAATCGGAGGTTTATCACAACTACACCAAAGACCTGTGGATCGGCACATTTCATAGTTTGTGCGCCCGCATTTTGAGGTTTGATATCAATAAGTACGCCGATAGCAAAGGGCACGTATGGCAAAAGAACTTCTCTATTTTTGATGATTCTGATGCCCAATCTCTCGTTAAAGAGATTGTCACTAAACAACTGAATCTAGACGATAAGAAGTACGAACCTCGTTCCGTCCGCTTTGCGATCGGTAATGCCAAAAACCGAGGCTGGACACCACAACAGCTAGAAGCTAACGAGCCGGGGCTGCGCGGTCGCACGATCGCTCAAGTTTACGAAATCTATCAAGAGCGCCTGGCAACCAATAATGCCCTGGACTTCGACGATCTCATCTTTATCCCCGTACAACTATTTCGCCAGAACCCAGAAGTGTTGAACTACTGGCATCGTCGCTTCCATCACATCCTCGTCGATGAATACCAGGACACCAATCGCACTCAATACGAACTGATTCGCCTGCTCGCCACTAATGGAGTCAACAGGAAAGATTATGATTGGAAGGGGCGCTCTATCTTTGTGGTGGGCGATGCCGATCAATCGATCTACTCTTTCCGTCTAGCCGATTTTACAATTCTGATGGAATTTCAAGAGGCATTTGGCGATCGCCTCCCCGATGACGAAACAAAAACCATGATCAAGCTAGAAGAAAATTATCGCTCGGTGGCGAATATCCTGGAAGTAGCAAACCAGTTAATTGAGAATAATACACAACGAATTGAGAAAACGCTCCGTCCTACTCGCCCTGAAGGTGAAAAGATCGTCCTGCATCGCGTCAACGACGAAATTGACGAAGCACAATACGTCAGCGATCGCATTCGAGCTATCCAAGCGGAAATTCCCGACTGTCATTTAGGACATTTCGCGATTCTCTATCGCACGAACGCCCAATCGCGGCCATTTGAAGACATGCTGGTACGCTGGAACATCCCTTATCACATCGTCGGCGGTCTGCGTTTCTACGATCGCCGTGAAGTTAAGGACTTATTGGCCTACCTGCGCGTGCTTGCCAATCCTGCGGATACTGTCAGTCTATTACGGGTAATCAACACGCCACGACGCGGTATTGGAACTGCGACGATCGATCGACTGGTGGAATCAGCGCAAGCCCTAGGTATACCGTTATTCCAGGTTTTAACTGATGAGGCAACCGTGAAAACTGTAGCGGGGCGATCGGCCAAACCCGTCCTGGCATTCGCCGACCTGATTCAGAAATGGATGGATTTGGCGGGTTCCATCTCAGCGACTGAAGTAATTCAAGGTATCATCACCGAGTCTGGTTACGCAGCGGATTTGCAAGCTCAAGGTACGGACGAAGCCGCCGATCGCCTATCGAACCTACAAGAATTGGTGAACGCGGCAATTCAGTTTGCCGAGGAAAATGAGGATAACTCATTGGAAGCCTTTTTAGCTAATGCGGCACTTGCATCCAGTTTGGACGACTCGCCTGAAGATAGCAAAAGAGTAACGCTAATGACCCTACATTCCGCTAAGGGATTGGAGTTTCCCGTTGTCTTTCTGGTGGGATTGGAGCAGGGGCTATTCCCAGGTTTCCGATCGCTAGCCGACCCCATGCAGCTAGAGGAAGAACGCCGCCTACTGTACGTGGGAATTACCCGCGCCCAAGAGAAGTTATTTCTCACCCATGCCCAGGAACGCCGCCTGTACGGCAACCGCGAGCCGACCAGCCCTTCGCAGTTTCTGGCGGAATTACCCAAGGAACTGCTGAGTGGTAGCGGCAAGAATAAACTGCCGACCTACAAGCGCATTGGTTCGGTTAACAGCCTGGATCGCCTGCAAAAGAATGCCAAATCGTCTAGCCAATCGCAGCGATCGCCCTCCGAAAATTGGCAAATTGGCGATCGGCTCGAACATGAGGCTTTTGGTGAGGGCGAAATCACCCACATATTTGGCGAAGGAGATAAGAAATTTATTGCCGTCAAGTTTCCTAAGATGGGGCGCAAAATAATTAATCCTAAACTCGACCCGATTCAGAAAGTGACTTAG
- a CDS encoding NB-ARC domain-containing protein, which produces MTPKEALAQLDTLLQGAKLKDIQETVFSYSWQGWTYPQIAQHLNYDVSYIRDVGYELWRQLSQEFGEQVTKKNVQAVLRRQMLQTELVHAQAPNANAIHSEPDPIPNLSEEPANYDNRKYWGTTIDIPLFYGRATELSCLQQWVVEDRCRLVSVVGMGGIGKTTLVAKLTEQCQDRFDFLIWQSLRNVPPIAEVLVNSIQYLSHQQITIPSLSIGTLISQLIELLRSSRCLLIFDNFDTVLGANAVNALPDSGLGSDALQYRPGCEGYAELLRRVGSELHSSCLILTSRENPKVLTPLEGANLPVRSLLLTGLNTSEIQEICQADGCFSQTETDWDDLTEIYAGNPLALKIVSTTVRDLFDGSIPEFLAQGTIAFGDINLLLDEQFHCLSDFEKQVMYWLAIHRESVSLTELREDFVPIPPQHILLEALLSLSRRSLIEKSAGRFTLQPVVMEYVTEQLLDRICTELATQELDLFISHALIEAQAKDYVRASQTHLILAPLAARLICQFRSKTEVEHQLKQILFKLRSQFPSTVGYAGGNLINLLNQLQIDLTGYDFSHLSVRQAHLQDVNLHHTNFAYCDLSKSTFAQTFGSILSVAFSPDDRLLAAAGTSEDIHLWQSIDGQELFTLKGHKNWVLSIAFSPDSQLLASAGEDNSIKLWDVRDGNCLLTLLGHTDYVHTVTFNPDVQVLASGSIDRTIKLWDVQTGECLNTLHGHASWVECVAFDPTGQILASSGGDRAIKLWDTIAGECIQMLSGHEAQVSSIAFSPVDRMLASCSGDRTIKLWDIQTGQCLKTLRGHGSQVWSIAFSPDGQILASGSHDRAIKLWDVNTGECLRTLQGHTSQVRTIALNSSGTELVSGSGDQTIRFWDVSTGQCLKTLQGYSSRIWSIASHPSGVQLASGSYDRMVRVWDVSTGECLNTLAGHSSWVRSVAFSPDGKILASGSGDQTVKLWDTNTGQCYRTLSGHSSWIRAVAFSPDAQILASASHDRTIRLWDLNTYQSDRILSVKTIWTRALAFAPVGKSDNPHETFVVGCWDDNTLGLWHVQTGELLMTFAGHTAQIWSVAFSPDGQTLASGSRDRTIKLWDVRTGRCWQTLDGHAGDIWSVAFSPDGKMLATGGDDCKVRLWDARAGQVQAILQGHHGSVQSVIYSLDARTLASGSEDETIKIWDIATGGCLKTLRADRPYEGMNIMGVTGLTEAQKMTLISLGAMEEI; this is translated from the coding sequence AGGCCGTATTGCGACGGCAAATGCTTCAGACTGAACTGGTACATGCACAAGCACCCAACGCTAATGCTATCCATTCAGAACCCGATCCCATACCCAACTTATCAGAAGAACCTGCCAACTACGATAATCGCAAATATTGGGGTACAACTATTGATATTCCATTATTCTACGGACGCGCGACGGAACTGAGCTGCCTGCAACAGTGGGTGGTTGAAGATCGCTGCCGCTTAGTATCGGTAGTGGGGATGGGTGGTATTGGCAAAACTACATTAGTGGCAAAACTAACCGAGCAATGCCAGGATCGGTTCGACTTTCTAATTTGGCAATCTTTGCGCAACGTTCCGCCGATCGCCGAGGTACTGGTTAACTCTATTCAATATCTCTCCCACCAGCAGATAACCATACCGTCGCTATCAATTGGAACTCTTATTTCTCAACTGATAGAACTTTTACGCTCGTCTCGCTGTTTGTTAATATTTGATAACTTCGATACGGTTCTGGGCGCTAACGCGGTAAATGCGTTACCAGACTCTGGATTGGGTTCTGATGCCCTGCAATATCGACCAGGATGCGAGGGATATGCAGAATTACTCAGAAGGGTAGGGAGCGAACTCCATTCTAGTTGTTTAATTCTAACCAGTCGAGAGAATCCCAAAGTATTAACTCCCCTAGAGGGAGCTAACCTTCCAGTGCGCAGCTTACTTTTAACCGGCTTAAATACTTCAGAGATCCAGGAGATTTGCCAAGCCGATGGTTGTTTCTCGCAAACAGAGACCGACTGGGACGATCTGACCGAGATATATGCTGGCAATCCCCTCGCGCTCAAGATCGTCTCCACCACAGTACGCGATCTATTTGATGGCAGCATTCCAGAGTTCCTAGCACAGGGGACGATCGCATTTGGCGATATCAACTTACTCCTGGACGAACAATTTCATTGCCTGTCAGACTTTGAAAAGCAAGTAATGTACTGGCTGGCAATCCATCGCGAATCGGTGTCGTTGACAGAACTGCGCGAGGATTTTGTGCCAATCCCACCGCAGCATATTTTACTAGAGGCACTACTGTCTTTGTCACGGCGATCGCTAATTGAGAAAAGTGCTGGCAGATTCACATTGCAACCCGTAGTGATGGAATACGTAACGGAACAACTGCTCGATCGCATCTGTACTGAATTGGCAACGCAGGAACTGGATTTGTTTATCAGCCATGCCCTGATCGAAGCTCAAGCTAAGGATTACGTGCGTGCGAGCCAAACCCACCTGATTTTAGCACCCCTGGCCGCACGCCTGATCTGTCAGTTTCGCTCCAAAACAGAAGTAGAGCACCAACTCAAGCAAATTTTATTTAAACTGCGATCTCAATTCCCCAGCACGGTTGGATATGCAGGCGGCAATCTAATCAATTTATTGAATCAACTCCAAATCGACCTAACTGGTTATGATTTCTCTCACTTGAGTGTCAGACAAGCTCATCTCCAGGATGTCAATCTACATCATACCAACTTTGCCTATTGCGATCTGAGTAAATCTACATTTGCTCAAACCTTTGGCAGTATTCTATCTGTAGCATTTAGCCCTGACGATCGACTGCTAGCTGCCGCAGGTACCAGTGAAGATATCCACTTGTGGCAATCGATCGACGGACAAGAGTTATTTACGCTCAAAGGACACAAAAATTGGGTTCTGTCAATCGCATTCAGTCCTGATAGTCAACTCCTTGCTAGTGCGGGCGAGGACAACTCGATCAAGCTTTGGGATGTTCGAGATGGGAACTGTCTCCTTACATTATTAGGACATACCGACTACGTCCATACCGTTACTTTTAATCCAGACGTGCAGGTGCTTGCCAGTGGCAGCATCGATCGCACGATTAAACTATGGGATGTTCAGACTGGTGAATGTCTCAATACTCTACACGGTCACGCCAGTTGGGTCGAATGCGTTGCGTTCGACCCTACCGGGCAAATTCTCGCTAGTAGTGGCGGCGATCGGGCAATCAAACTATGGGATACGATCGCGGGCGAGTGCATCCAGATGTTATCTGGACATGAAGCCCAGGTTAGTTCTATTGCCTTTAGTCCTGTTGACAGGATGCTCGCTAGTTGTAGCGGCGATCGGACAATTAAGCTATGGGATATCCAGACGGGTCAGTGCCTGAAAACACTGCGCGGGCACGGCAGTCAAGTCTGGTCGATCGCCTTTAGCCCGGACGGGCAAATACTTGCCAGCGGTTCCCACGATCGCGCGATCAAACTGTGGGATGTCAATACTGGCGAGTGTTTGAGAACTTTACAAGGACATACCAGTCAAGTCCGCACGATTGCGCTCAATTCCTCAGGGACAGAATTGGTAAGTGGGAGTGGCGATCAAACCATCCGGTTTTGGGATGTTAGCACGGGACAATGTCTTAAGACCTTACAGGGTTACAGCAGTCGCATCTGGTCGATTGCTTCCCATCCTTCTGGCGTGCAACTTGCCAGTGGCTCCTACGATCGCATGGTGCGGGTATGGGATGTCAGTACGGGAGAATGTCTCAACACCTTAGCGGGGCATAGCAGTTGGGTGCGCTCCGTGGCATTTAGCCCTGATGGAAAGATTCTGGCCAGTGGGAGTGGCGATCAAACCGTCAAGCTTTGGGATACGAATACCGGGCAATGTTACCGCACCCTGTCAGGACATAGCAGTTGGATTCGTGCAGTTGCTTTTAGTCCCGACGCTCAAATTCTAGCCAGCGCTTCTCACGATCGAACTATTCGACTATGGGATCTCAACACCTATCAGAGCGATCGCATCCTGTCGGTGAAGACTATCTGGACGAGGGCGCTCGCCTTTGCCCCGGTAGGCAAATCCGACAATCCCCATGAAACTTTCGTAGTTGGTTGTTGGGATGATAACACATTGGGACTTTGGCACGTACAAACTGGCGAACTGCTAATGACCTTTGCCGGACATACAGCGCAGATTTGGTCGGTGGCTTTCAGCCCTGACGGTCAGACCCTTGCCAGTGGCAGCCGCGATCGCACGATTAAACTGTGGGACGTGCGTACGGGTCGGTGCTGGCAAACCCTAGATGGACACGCAGGCGATATCTGGTCAGTGGCTTTCAGTCCCGATGGTAAGATGCTTGCTACAGGCGGTGACGATTGCAAAGTTAGGCTTTGGGATGCGCGTGCGGGTCAAGTTCAGGCAATTTTGCAAGGGCATCATGGCTCCGTGCAGTCAGTTATTTACAGTCTCGATGCCCGAACGCTTGCGAGTGGGAGCGAAGATGAAACGATTAAAATTTGGGATATCGCAACTGGTGGATGTCTGAAGACACTGAGAGCCGATCGCCCCTACGAAGGTATGAATATTATGGGCGTTACCGGATTAACTGAAGCTCAGAAAATGACGCTGATTTCACTTGGTGCGATGGAGGAAATATAG